The Thermomicrobiales bacterium genome contains the following window.
GCATCGACGACACCAACGACAGCGCCGGACGAGCCCGGGCGGGTGGATAGCCACCACTCTTCGATGCCCGGTAGAAGGCCACCGTCCAGATAGGAGAGCGCCTGATAGGTCGGGAGGTCGACGATCAGAGCGGCGCGGTCGGCAGCAGTGGTCGGGAACGCATCGACGATTCCGGCAATAGTGACCTCCCGGCGCGTGCCGGCCAACTCGATCTGGACCGTGTCGCCAAGATGCGCCTCGGTCGCGGTAAGGAAGGCCGTGCTAACAACAACTGGGACGCCGGCCGGGGCGGAGGCCGCTCCGGGTCGGAACGAATAAACGAGCGGCAGCATGATGTTGCGCTCGACCGCGCCGGTGGCAATACGGGCGTCAACGCCCGGCTGGCTACCGGGCTCGATCGACGCCGCGACCGACAGACCGTTGAGGCGGCCCTGCGAAAAGACCCAGTCGCCGGGCGAACCGAGCCCGGCCGGAGACCACTCGTCGCCATCCAGCGACGGACTTGCCTCGATCGACTGAATCACGACCTCGCCCGTCCGCGCCGCGCCGCGCGGGACGATGGTCCGCACGTCGAAACTGACAACTGAGAGTGGCGCGGTCGGGGACGCGACTCGGCCATCCAGAAGTGGGTGGGCAAGTGACGCAGTCACCACCGTCGGCGTATCGCCTGGCGCGAGACTGCCGACATCGACGCGGTAGAGGGTCCCAGTTCCATCACGGAGGATGAGGGTGAGTGAAAAGGGAGGATCCTTGACCGGGTCAGCGGTCGCCGCCAGCGGATCGAGTCGGACCAGCACGGCGACCCGCACACGCTGGACATCGCCAGGCAGCGCAAGGGCCGGCAAGTCGGGCCGGCCGGCGACGAGCGATTGCATCAGCGCGGGGAATGTCGCCGCCGACAGATCGGGGCGGAACGCAACGACGGACGGGGCGATCGCAGCATCCAGCGCAATGATCTGACCCGTTCCAGCCGAACGGGACACAGACGCGATGTCGCGGACGACCGGCATTGCATGCTCGACTCCGTCGACCTGCGCATAGCCCGAGGCCAGGTTCCACTGCGGGATGGCGGTGCCGGTGCGTTGGTCAGGGGTGAGGCGAAGGTCCGCGCCAACTTGGAAGGCCGCCTGATCGACCTGTGAGCGACGCCACGTCTCGGTGTACGAGACGGCGAAGAGGCCGATCGTGAGAGCAAGGATGAGGAGGAGCGCGGCCCGCGCGTAGCGCAACGGCCGGCGGGAAACCTGCCAGGCCCCAAGCGAGGCGATCAGGCCACGGGTGCGCTTGACGCCACGATCGAGGGCGCGCGCGCCGAGCGGGACGAGGCGCAGCGCGGCGATGGAGCCCGCAAGCATGCCGAGGGCCGGAGCAGCGACGAGAAACGGGTCGAGCCCGAGCCGGCCCTGTACGGTCTCGGTGATCGGGGCGCCGTAGCGGCGTAGCTGCCAGTAGCCAAGGACTCCCACGAGCAAGAGGGCAAGGTCGATGCTGGCACGCTGGGCAACGCCACGCGTGCCTTCGCGGCCGGCGCTGGACCGGGCCTCGACGAATGTGCGAGCGGTGAGCGTCGCGGGCACGACGAGGGCGACGACGCAGGCTGTGGCCGCCAACCCAGCGAGGATGAATGCGGACGTGGTCAGGCGCGGATCGAGGCGAAGATGGATCGCGGTGAGCGGGCCGGCGACATTGAGCAGACGAAGGGACGCTGCGGCAATGAACGGCCCGGCCACCGCCGCCGGGACCGCCAGCAGCAGCCCCTCCATCAGGGCCATCGTCGCGACCTGCCCGTTGCTGGCGCCACGAGAGCGAAGCAGCGCAGTCTCGACCCGCCGTTGCTCGACCAGCAGGCTAGCGGTGAGCACGAGCGCATAGCCTGCCAGGATCGCGAGCTGGATCGTGAGAATCATGACTCCGGAGCGGGTGACAAGGAGGGACCGCTCGGCACGGCGGAGGATGTTGCCAAGGTCAGTCTCGACCACGACACGATTGCTGACACCGAGGTCGGACTCAAGACTGCGCTGTAGGCCCTCGACGTTGCGACGAAGACCGACGATCTCATCGACCTGCAGGTTCTCGACGATGGGGTACACGCGCCAGATCACCTCCGAGGAGGAGGGAGTGACCGCCGGAGAGAAGAACGTGGCAGGAGTAACGACGAACGGCCCGTAGGTGGTGAACGACTGGCCGGCATCGACTCCGACGAGTGTCAGCTGGTCGTCCCACCAGTAGGGATCGGTTGTGTCGTTGTTGTGGTAGAGACCGACGACGCGCACGGTCGTCACCACGCCTGCATCGCGACGGTTGGAGAGCGTGACCTCGTTGCCGACGGAAAGGCCGAGAAGCCGGCCGGCCTCGTCGGACAGAACTGCCTCGATGGGGTTGGACGTCGTTTGTGGCCAGCGTCCATCAACCATGGTGGCGTGGTTCTCGATGCCGTCGAAGAAGCTGAAGACGGCGAGGTCGCGGACATCCTGCTGGTTGGGCAAGGCGTAGGAATCGGAAACGCCGGTGCGCGCGATCGGGCCGCCTGTGGCCGCAAACGCGCCACTGCCGACGCGAACGACTGCATCGTCAAAGCGCTGCAGGTCGTCGGGGACGATCCGGGCGCTGATCTGCACGTTGGCCGCGGCGACCGGGGCATCGTGAAGCGTGCGATGAAGCCCACTGAGGCTCACTGCCGCCGCATAGATCGGCCCGGAGGAGAGCAGCGTAGTGGCGAGGGTAATGATGAGCAGCGCCGCCGCGAGGATTAGCCAATCCGCGCGCCCACGCTTCAGGATGACGCGCCAGGCGGCGGCGAAGATCGAAAGCATGCCTCTCCTGTCAACCGGTGCGTCACGAACTGCCAGAAGCCATCAGACAGGGCCAGGCATGACGCACACCCGGGACGAGCAAACGATGTTGCCGGACGATGCTAACAGAAGATTCGGAGACCGCCAGCCCCAACCGGGGAGTCGGGGCTAGTGACGGCCCACCTGGCCGGCAGTGAGATTGGCGGCATCTGGCGATGGAGTCGTCTCCCACGACCAGTGGTGGTCGAGACGAAGGAGGCCCCGGCCTGTGTAATCGCCAGGGACAACCCTGGCTTGAGTCTCGCGACGATCCATCACCTCGCGGCCGTCTCGCTGGAGATCGAGCAGCGTCGCGACCAGACGAACCGAAGCTGTCGTAAGGGGAAGCGCGCGGATTACGAGCTCGGCGACGCGGGTATCCGGCAGGTCGGACGCGCGCTGGCTGGCTTGCTGGGCATACGGCAAGTCCGACGGCAGATCGACACTTGCGCCGAACAGGTGGATGCCGGCGTCGTCGATCAGGTCGAGCTGAAGACCGAGGCCGGCCGCGCCGCCGCCATTCGGGATGCGCAGCAGCACTTCGACGCGCAGATCCTCTCCGGAGAGCACTTCGTCACAGGGAAACCCGAGGCGGTCGACGGGACGGACGCGGAGGAGGCTGACACGTGGCTCGGTCTCGTGGAGAAGGCGCTGGTAGTGATCGACGATATCCTCGGCGGGTCCGACATCCAGGAGTTGGCCGGCCGACAGCAGGGCAGCGCGGTCGCAGAACGCGCGGACCGCGTTCGCGTCGTGGGAGACGAAGAGAATCGTTGTCCCGCCCGCCTTGAGCTCGTCGAGAGCGCGGTAGCACTTCTGCTGGAAGTTCTGGTCGCCAACAGCAAGCACTTCATCGATGACGAGGATCTCGGGCTCCATGTGGACGGCAA
Protein-coding sequences here:
- a CDS encoding ABC transporter ATP-binding protein — translated: MAVLNQPDYPAIEFRDVSRRFVLHHERRASFQDWFVGLVRPRGAAEEFWALRDVTFAVRRGETFGLVGRNGAGKSTLLKLVTRILEPSSGSVRVNGRSYAMLELGAGFHPELSGRDNVFLNGSLYGFSRKEMARRFDQIVKFAELERFIDTPVKHYSSGMYARLGFGIAVHMEPEILVIDEVLAVGDQNFQQKCYRALDELKAGGTTILFVSHDANAVRAFCDRAALLSAGQLLDVGPAEDIVDHYQRLLHETEPRVSLLRVRPVDRLGFPCDEVLSGEDLRVEVLLRIPNGGGAAGLGLQLDLIDDAGIHLFGASVDLPSDLPYAQQASQRASDLPDTRVAELVIRALPLTTASVRLVATLLDLQRDGREVMDRRETQARVVPGDYTGRGLLRLDHHWSWETTPSPDAANLTAGQVGRH
- a CDS encoding FtsX-like permease family protein, encoding MLSIFAAAWRVILKRGRADWLILAAALLIITLATTLLSSGPIYAAAVSLSGLHRTLHDAPVAAANVQISARIVPDDLQRFDDAVVRVGSGAFAATGGPIARTGVSDSYALPNQQDVRDLAVFSFFDGIENHATMVDGRWPQTTSNPIEAVLSDEAGRLLGLSVGNEVTLSNRRDAGVVTTVRVVGLYHNNDTTDPYWWDDQLTLVGVDAGQSFTTYGPFVVTPATFFSPAVTPSSSEVIWRVYPIVENLQVDEIVGLRRNVEGLQRSLESDLGVSNRVVVETDLGNILRRAERSLLVTRSGVMILTIQLAILAGYALVLTASLLVEQRRVETALLRSRGASNGQVATMALMEGLLLAVPAAVAGPFIAAASLRLLNVAGPLTAIHLRLDPRLTTSAFILAGLAATACVVALVVPATLTARTFVEARSSAGREGTRGVAQRASIDLALLLVGVLGYWQLRRYGAPITETVQGRLGLDPFLVAAPALGMLAGSIAALRLVPLGARALDRGVKRTRGLIASLGAWQVSRRPLRYARAALLLILALTIGLFAVSYTETWRRSQVDQAAFQVGADLRLTPDQRTGTAIPQWNLASGYAQVDGVEHAMPVVRDIASVSRSAGTGQIIALDAAIAPSVVAFRPDLSAATFPALMQSLVAGRPDLPALALPGDVQRVRVAVLVRLDPLAATADPVKDPPFSLTLILRDGTGTLYRVDVGSLAPGDTPTVVTASLAHPLLDGRVASPTAPLSVVSFDVRTIVPRGAARTGEVVIQSIEASPSLDGDEWSPAGLGSPGDWVFSQGRLNGLSVAASIEPGSQPGVDARIATGAVERNIMLPLVYSFRPGAASAPAGVPVVVSTAFLTATEAHLGDTVQIELAGTRREVTIAGIVDAFPTTAADRAALIVDLPTYQALSYLDGGLLPGIEEWWLSTRPGSSGAVVGVVDASPFFTWKLQSRDQRTTTLQTDPVALGIIGALSVGFIAAILFATVGFVVSAAVSAHERLTEFALLRALGLSPRQLSGWLSLENGLLVMISVIGGTILGLGLAWLILPFVTLTQSASEIVPGIIVVIPWSWIILLELAVVGLLAVVVTVLGLLLRRIGLGGLLRLGEE